CGTACACGAGTACGAGCACGATCCCCGCGCCGCGTCGTTCGGCGCGGAGGCCGTGGAGGAGCTCGGCAACCGTCTCGGGGTCTCCCCCGCGCAGATCTTCAAGACGCTGGTGGTGTCGCTGTCCGACGGCAAGCTCGCCGTCGCGGTGATCCCGGTGCCCGACACCCTCTCGCTCAAGGCCGTGGCCGGGGCGCTCGGAGGCGGCAAGGCCGTGATGGCCGACCACACCGCCGCCGAACGCTCGACCGGCTACGTGGTCGGCGGGATCTCCCCGCTGGGGCAGCGCAGGAAGCTGCGCACCGTCGTCGACGCCTCCGCCGAGCAGTGGGACCGGGTGCTGTGCAGCGCGGGCCGGCGGGGCCTCGAGATCGAGCTGGATCCGCGGGAGCTGATCCGACTGACCGGCGCGGTCGTCGCGCCGATCACCGCCGGCCCCTGAGCCGCCGCGCCCCGCGGGAGGCGGTCAGAGCAGGGCCAGCTGGTCGCCGGCGCCGTCGTCGGGGGCGAGCAGTTCCGGGCCGTTGTTGCGCACGCTGTTGACCTTCTCGGACACGCGCCGGATCTCGATGGCCGACACCGCCTCGAGGCTCGGCACGATGAGGTCGGGGTGGCCGAGACTGTCGGGATCGAGCCAGGCGTCCCAGCGGTCCGGCGGCAGGATCAGCGGCATCCGTTCGTGGACGTTGCACAACCGGTCCACCGACTGCGCGGTGAGGATCGTGGTGCTCAGCAGCGGCGGTGCCTGCGGCTCGCGCGGGTCGCGCCAGACCGACCACAGTCCCGCCATGTGGATGCGGGCCCCGTCGCCGCGGGACATGAAGTAGGGCACCCGGCGGGTCTTCCCACCCGGCGCGGGTTCGACCTGCCATTCGTACCAGCCGTCCATCGGCACCAGGCAGCGTCTGTAGCGCAGCGAGTGCGCGAAGCTCGGTTTGGTGGCCACCGACTCCGAGCGGGCGTTGAACAGCGGCGCGCTCGTCCCGATCCGCTCGGCGAACGACGGGACGAGACCCCAGCGCATGCGGCGGATGCGGCGGCGGGCCGGGCCGTCGGGATCGTCGCGGTCGTGGCGAGCAACGACGGTGAGCACCCCGGTGGTGGGGGCGACGTTGTAGTTCGGCCGGGGTTCGGTCTCGCCGGTCTCGTCCAGCGCATCGAGTTCGACGGCGAGCGTGGCCGGGTCGGCCGTGGACGCATACCTTCCGCACATGGGCACGAGTGTCGCACCGACCCGCCCGGGGCGGCCCGGGCGGGCGAGGATGTCCTCCCGGACCGCGATGGGCGAAGATGGTCGGGTGAGTTTGTGGAGAGCACCCCGTGCCGTGTCCCCGATCGAGGCGTCGGTGACGCTGCCCGGATCGAAGTCGATCACCAACCGAGCGCTGATCCTGGCGGCGCTGGCGGATGGGCCCTCGACGGTGCGCGGCGCGCTGCGCAGCCGCGACACCGACCTCATGATCGGTGCGCTGCGCACCCTCGGCGCCACGATCACCGAACGCGACGGCGGCACCACCCTCGACGTGACCCCCGGGCCGCTACGCGGCGGCGAGGTCCACTGCGGGCTCGCCGGCACCGTGATGCGCTTCGTCCCGCCGGTCGCGGCGCTCGCCGACGGCACCGTGCGGTTCGACGGCGACGAGCAGGCCCGGGTCCGCCCGATGAGCACCGTCCTCGACGCCCTGCGCGCCCTCGGCGCCGAGATCGACGGCGACCGCCTCCCGTGCACCGTGCACGGCCGCGGCGCGGTGCGCGGCGGCTCGGTGACCATCGACGCCTCCGCGTCCTCCCAGTTCGTCTCGGGCCTGCTGCTGTCCGGCGCGGCCTTCGACGAGGGGGTGACGGTCCGTCACTCCGGTGAGCCGGTGCCGTCGATGCCGCACATCGAGATGACGGTCGAGATGCTGCGGGCCGCCGGGGTCGTCGTCGACACCTCCGAGCCCGACACCTGGCGGGTGCCGCCGTCGACGATCCGCGCCGTGGACGTCACGGTCGAACCCGACCTGTCGAACGCCACCCCCTTCCTCGCCGCCGCGGCCGTCACGGGCGGGACCGTGTCGGTGCCGCTGTGGCCGGAGTCGACCACCCAGGCCGGCGACGCGATCCGCGGCATCCTCGAGCGGATGGGCGCCGAGGTGTCGTGGGCGGACGGGGTCCTCACCGTCCGCGGCCCGCAGAAGCTGACCGGCATCGACGTGGACCTGCACGACGTCGGTGAGCTGACGCCCACCGTCGCGGCCCTCGCGGCGCTCGCCGATTCGCCGTCGTCGCTGCGCGGGATCGCGCACCTGCGCGGCCACGAGACCGACCGGCTCGCGGCCCTCGCCACCGAGATCGTGCGTCTCGGCGGCGCCGTCACCGAGACCGCGGACGGCCTGGAAATCGAGCCGGCGCCGCTGCACGGCGGCATCTGGCACTCCTACGCCGACCACCGGATGGCCACTGCGGGAGCGATCGTCGGCCTGGTCGTCGACGGGATCGAGGTCGAGGACATCGGCACCACCGCCAAGACCCTCCCCGGCTTCGAGGAGCTGTGGCTGTCGTTCCTGTCGGGGAGGTCCTCCTGAGACGGCGCGAATACGACGAGTCCGACGTCCGGGTACGGCCCGGGCGCGGCTCCCGGCCCCGGACGAAGGACCGTCCCGCCCACCGCGACGCGGTGGAGGGCATGGTCGTCTCCGTCGACCGCGGCCGCTGGGGCGTGGTGCTCGAGGGTGATCCCGACCGGCGGATGACGGCGATGCGGGCCCGCGAGCTCGGCCGGACACCCATCGTGGTCGGCGACCGGGTGGGGGTCGTCGGCGACCTGTCGGGCCGACCCGACACGCTCGCGCGCATCGTCCGCGTGGAGGACCGCAGCACCGTGCTGCGCCGCACCGCCGACGACACCGATCCGTTCGAACGCGTGGTCGTCGCGAACGCCGAACAGCTGCTCATCGTGGTCGCGCTCGCCGACCCCCCGCCCCGCACCGGTCTCGTCGAGCGGGCCCTGGTGGCGGCCTACGCCGGTGGTCTCGAGCCGATGCTCGGGCTGACCAAGAGCGACCTCGCCGATCCCGAGGAGTTCGCCGCGCACTTCGCCGATCTCGACGTCCCCGTGCTGCTGGTGGGCCAGGGCGACGACCTCACCGCCCTGCACGAGCGGATCGACGGTCGCCTGACCGCGCTGATCGGGCATTCCGGGGTCGGCAAGTCGACGCTGGTGAACCGGCTCGTGCCCGACGCCGACCGCGCCACCGGCGAGGTCTCCGGGGTCGGCAAGGGACGGCACACCTCCACCCAGTCGGTGGCACTGCCCCTCCCCGAGGGCGGGTGGGTGGTCGACACCCCCGGCATCCGGTCGTTCGGGCTGGCCCACATCGAACCCGACGACGTCGTCGCAGCGTTCGCGGATCTGGCCGAGGCGGTCGAGGACTGCCCGCGCGGGTGCACGCATCTCGGCCCGCCGGCCGACCCGGAGTGCGCCTTCGACGCCCTCGAGGGCAAGTCGCACCGCCGTGCGATGGCCGTGCGCGACCTGCTCGCGGCGCTGGCGTCCAACGACCCCTGGTGAACGAGCGAACCCCCGGCACCGTCGGTGCCGGGGGTTCGTCTCTCGTGCTTCGGATCAGCGCATGCCGAGCGCGCGACGGATGAATCCGCGCTTGCGGGTCTTCTCGATGGTGGTCGCCAGACCCACACGCCGGCCGGTGACCGGGTCGATCTCGGGCGCCCCGCCGAATCCCTTCTCGGAGGCGGTCTCCGGGGCGGCGTCGCGATCGTCCTTGAGGTACTTGTCGGGCAGCGACAGCTTGGCGATGGTGCGCCAGGACTTCCAGTACTGCACCGCGAGCGGACCCGTGGTGTAGGGCAGGTCGTACTTCTCGCACAGCTGCCGCACGCGCACGGCGATCTCCGCGTACCGGTTGGACGGCAGGTCGGGGTAGATGTGGTGCTCGATCTGGTAGCTCAGGTTGCCGGTCATGAAGTCCATGACGCGGCCGCCGGAGATGTTGGCGGAGCCGAGCATCTGACGCAGGTACCACTCGGCGCGCGTCTCGTTCTCGACGTCCTTTTTCGTGAACTTCTCCGCACCGTCCGGGAAGTGACCGCAGAAGATCACCGCGTTGGTCCAGATGTTGCGGACGAAGTTGGCCGTCGCGTTGGCCTTCATCGTGGACTTCCACGACCTGCCGCTGAGCGCCGGGTAGACGACGTAGTCCTTGAGGTGCTGCTTGCCGAGCTTGGCGAGCACCTCCTTGCCGCGCGCCTTGGTCAGCTCGCGGTCGTCGCGCCCCTGGATGACCTTGCCGAGCTCGAGCAGCTGGATGGCGATGCCGTACTGGAACAGTGCCGCGAGGATCGCGTTGTAGGCGAGGTTGCCGAGGTAGAACGGCTTCCACCGCTGGTCGCGGGTCACGCGCAGCAGGCCGTATCCCACATCGTCGTCCATGCCGAGGATGTTGGTGTACTTGTGGTGCAGGTAGTTGTGGGTGATCTTCCAGTGCGCCGACGGGTCGACGTTGTCCCATTCCCAGTTGGCGGAGTGCACTTCCGGGTCGTTCATCCAGTCCCACTGCCCGTGCATCACGTTGTGCCCGAGCTCCATGTTCTCGATGATCTTCGAGAGGGACAGCGCGGCCGTGCCGAGCCACCACAGGGGCCGCTTGTTCGATCCGAGCAACGCGAGACGCCCACCGATCTCGAGGCCTCGCTGCAACCGGATCGTGTTGCGGATGTATCGGGCGTCGCGCTCACCGCGCGACTCCTCGATATCGCGCCGGATGGCATCGAGCTCGCGGCCGATGGCCTCGACGTCCGCCTCCGTCAGGTGCGCGTACTCCTTGACATCCGATATCGCCATGCGGGCTACCCTACCGTAGGTTACGGCTCCGTAGGTTGATCGATTTCCCGGCTGTGGCGCGAATCACACGGCGGCGGGCAGCCTACCACTCCGCGTCCGTCCACGCCGTGCCCGCCGGTCCGCGACCGCCTGCGCGGCATGGGTCCGCAGCGCGGTGAGCAGGCCGCGGCGACGTCCCGTCAACGAATCGGTGAGCGCCTCGGCGGCCCCGGCACGCAGCCGCTCGAACTTGCGCTCCGAGGAGGTCTCCGGCGCATCGTCGGAGGTCGCCTTGAGGAACCGGTCGGGCAGGGCGAGCTTGTGGATGGTGCGCAGTGCCAGCAGGTACTGCCGGCTCAGCGGACCCGTCGTGTACGGCAGGTCGTACCTGGCACACAGCGCCCGCACCCGCGCGGCGATCTCCGGATAGCGATTGCTCGGCAGGTCCGGGAACAGGTGGTGCTCGATCTGGTAGCTGAGATTGCCGGTCAGGAAGTCCATCGCCTTCCCGCCGGAGATGTTCGCACTGCCGAGCAGCTGACGCAGGTACCACTCCCCGTGCGTCTCGTTCTCGTAGTGCTCGACGGTGAACTTCTCCGCGCCGTCCGGGAAGTGACCGCAGAAGATCACCAGATACGCCCAGATGTTGCGGACCACGTTCGCGGTGAGGTTCGCATACAGCGTGCTGCGCCAGTTGCGTCCCGTCAGGGCCGGGAAGAACACCAGATCCTTGACGATCTGACGCAGCGCCTTGACCGCGAAGTCCTTGTTGGGCTGCGAGTTCCACTGCGCGGGGGGCACTCCCCGCATCTGCTTCTCGGCCGCGAGATCGTGCAGCGCGATGCCCCACTCGAAGGTCAGGGCGAGCACGACGTTGGCGAGCGGCTGCGCGAGATTGCGTGGGCGCCACTTCTCGTCGCGGGTCATCCGCAGGATGCCGAATCCCACGTCCTCGTCCATGCCGACGATGTTGGTGTAGGTGTGGTGCGCGTAGTTGTGGGCGCGCTTCCAGTGCTCGGACGGCCCGGTCTGATCCCACTCCCACGAGGTGGAGTGGATCTCCGGGTCGTTCATCCAGTCCCACTGCCCGTGCATCACGTTGTGCCCGAGCTCCATGTTCTCGATGATCTTCGCGAGCGACAGCGCGGTCGTCCCGGCGACCCAGCGCGACCGGTGACGCGAACCGAACAGCAGGCACCGGCCCACCACCTCGAGTCCGCGCTGCAGGCGGATGACGGAATGGACGTAGCGGGCGTCCCGCGGGCCGCGCGAATTCTCCACATCCCGCCGAATGGCATCGAATTCGTTTGCCAGAGAAACGATATCGGTTTCTGTCAGATGTGCGAATGCACGGATGTCGGTGATGGCCAAGCAGGATTCCTAAGCAGGTTGCGGTCGGTGTCTACACATCCAACGTGCAGTCACCGGCCGCAGCGGAGATACAGGTCTGGACGCGTTCGCCCTCTGCGCGTTCCTTGCCGGATCGCAGATCGACGACGTGCCCCTTCTCGAGCGGCACCACACAAGTCTGACAGATTCCCATGCGGCAGCCGAACGGCATCAGCGCGCCGACCTTCTCACCGGCCTCCAGAATCGTGGTCGCACCGTCCACGGTAACCGTCTTTCCGGACTTCGCGAAGGTGATCGTCCCACCCGAGCCGGAGGTGTCGGCGCGGCTGACGGCGAACCGTTCGAGGTGCACGCGGTCCTCGATCCCGGCCGCGGACCAGTGCGCGGTGATGTCGTCGAGCATCTGCTGCGGGCCACACGCCCAGGTTTGCCGCTCGCGCCAGTCGGGGCACACCTCGTCGAGCTCGGACAGCGCGAACTTGCCCTGATCACGCGTGTGCCGGATGTACACGCGGAACTTGTCGTGCGTGGCGTCGAGGCGCTCGAGCTCGGAACGGAACATCACCCGGTCGGCGGTGGGCGCCGAGTGGACGTGCACGACGTCGGGCAGGTCGAGCTCGCGCTCGCCCGCACGGCGGTCGAGGGTGCGCAGCATCGACATGATCGGGGTGACGCCACTGCCGGCGGTGAGGAACAGGATCTTCTCCGGCGGCGGGTCGGGCAGCACGAAGTCGCCCTTCGGGGCCGCGAGGCGCACGACCGTGCCCTCCGGCACACCGCCCACGAGGTGGGTCGACAGGAAACCCTCGGGCATCGCCTTGACCGCGATGGAGATGAGCTTCTCGTCACGGGTCGGCGCCGAGGTCAGCGAGTAGGACCGCCAGTGCCAGCGGCCGTCGATGTGCAGGCCGATGCCGATGTACTGACCCGGGGCGTAGTCGAAGTCGAAACCCCAGCCCGGGCGGATGACGATCGTCGCGGAGTCCGGCGTCTCCCGGGACACCGACACGATGCGGCCACGCAGCTCACGTGCCGACCACAGCGGGTTGACCAGGTGCAGGTAGTCGTCGGGCAGCAGAGGCGTCGTCAGCCGGGCCGCGGCGCCGCGCAGGATGTTGGAGATCGATCGATCCCTCGTCGCGACGTGCGCCGCAGGCTTCTCGATCCATTCCTTGAGACCCATCCGACCGCTTCTCCTCACTCCGGTTACGCCTCCGTAGGTTATCAGAGGTTACGGTAGCGTAGGTTTTCCGTGAGCGCGATACCCGCCACCGGCACCCGGGATCAGAGCAGTTCGAGCAGGAACGGCAGCTCCTGTGCCGCGTACCAGGCGAGCTCGTGGTCCTCGGCGTCACCGAGCACGAACTCGGCTTCCTCGTCCCCCAGATCCGCCTGGTCGATCACCTCGCGGGCGCGGGCGATGTCGGTCTCCGCCTCCTGCAGATCGATGTGCACGGACGCCACCGCCGACATCGGGATCGCCCCGGGGAGCTTGACCACCGCGTCGTCGAGATCCGGGCGCGGCTTCACGTCGCCGACGTCCGCGGCGATGACCACGCGGCGGGAGGTGAAGGCAGGATGCTCTCCCGGCTTCTCGTCGGCGAGCAACCGCAGCGACGCACGCGCCGCCTCCGCCATCGCGACCTCGGCGAGTTCCTCGTCGTCACCGGCCGTGTAGGCCTCCCGCAGGGCGGGGGTCACCGCGAAGGCCGTGCGGCCCACCGCGTCCACCTCGTCGTCGGCCACGAGCCGCTGCACCATCGCGAGCGTTGCCGGTACATAGACACGCGTCACTTCTCACCTACCGGCATCCAACAACTCCTCGAGTGATTCCTGTAGCAACGTCGATGCCACCTCGACGTCCGGCATCGCGTCGCGATCCGCATTCAAACCGTAGTAGATGCTGCCGTCGTAGGACGTCAGCGCGATGCTCAACGCCTGATTCCGCAGCAGCGGCGCCACCGGGTACATCTCCAGCAGCCGCGCACCCGCCAGGTAGAGGGGGTGCTGCGGCCCCGGCGCGTTGGTGATCATGAGATTGAACATGCGCTGGGAGAAGCCCATCGCGACACGGGCACCCACCGCGTGCATCGTCGCCGGCGCGAAACCGGACAGCCGGATCATCGACTGCGCGGAGATCCGCCGCCGCTGCCGCTCGTAGGCCTCCCCGGCATGCGCGATGTGCGACAGCCGCACCACCGCGTTCGGCTCCCCCACCGGCAGGTCGAGCAGGAAGGACGAGATCTCGCCCCGGGGATGGACCTGGATGGTGTCGTCGGTGGTGTCGGCGTCGGGTTCCTGCGCGTACACCGACATCGGCACCATCACCCGCACCACGGTCGATTCGGTGACCGCCTCCCCGCGCGAGAGCAGCCAGTACCGCAGCGCCCCCGCGATGACCGCGAGGACGACGTCGTTGATGGTGCAGCCGTAGCGCGCGTGGATCTTGCGGTACGGCGCGAGGTCGGAACGCACCACCGCGAACCGGCGGCTCCGCGAGATCGAGGTGTTCAGCGGCGTCTCGGGCGCCGACTGCGTGGCCGTGCGGGCCAGGCGACCGACGGCCTCGACGGTGTCGGTGAGGGTCGATGCGAGATCCCCCACCGCGTTGCGGACGGCGGCCACCCCCTCCCCCGGCCGGGCCACCAGATCGGCGAGGGCACCCACCAGCAACTCGGTGTCCGAGGGTTCCCGCTCGGGCATCCACAGTTCTTCCGGCGTCTTCCGGGGCACCGGGTCCTTGTCGAAGAGAACCTGCCCGATCTCGAGCGACTCCTCCCCGTCGACGAGCGCCGAGTGCGATTTGATGAACAGCGCGACGCGCCCGCCGGCCAGACCCTCGACGAGATACATCTCCCACAGCGGCCGGGTGCGATCGAGCGGCCGGGAGACCAGGCGCGCGACGAGGTCGTGCAGCTGCTCGTCGGAACCGGGCTTCGGGAGGGCCGAGCGCCGCACGTGATAGGTGATGTCGAAGTCGCGGTCGTCGACCCAGACCGGGCGCGACAACCCGAATGCGACCTCCCGCACCTTCTTCCGGTACCGCGGCACCTCGGGCAGCCGCTGCTCGACCAGCTTCAGGACATCCTCGTGGTCGAATCCGCTCTCGGGAGGTTCGAGGATGGCCAGCGAGCCGATGTGCATCGGCGTGTCGCTCGTCTCCAGGTAGTAGTACGACGCGTCCTGCGCCGTCATCCGAGTCACCATCGTCGCGTGTCCCCCTCCAGCGCAGAACCTCCTGTCCGGCGCCGGTCCGCCGCCGCACCGTCGGGGGGTGCGTCGTCGAGCCCGGCGAGGTCGATATCGAAGAGTACGGCCAATTCCGTCAGTACTTCGCGTGAACCATCATGGTGGACACCGACCATCCCCGCAGCGGCGGCGCCGCGCACATTGCCGACGAAGTCGTCGACGAAGACGCAGTCGCCGGGTTCGAGGTCGAGCAGACGGGCCACCAGCCGGTAGCTCTCCGGGTCCGGTTTGGCGATCCCGACGTCTCCGGAGAGCACCACCCGGTCGACGAACGGGCCCTCGAGGTCGCGCAGCCACTGCGCGCCGGGGCCGCCGGGGTCGTTGCTGAGCAGGGCGGTGTGCACCCCGCGCCCGCGCAGGTGCCGCACCACGGCACCGATGGTCTCCGGGTCGGTTCCCGGACCGACGAGCACACCACCGACATCGAGCACCAGTCCTCGCAGCACCAGACCACCGTATGCCGCCGCGGCCGGTTCCTCGTGCTGCGAACCGGCACCCGGTCGTGGCATCATCGTCGCGGTTCGTCCTCTCCCGAGCCACACCGCACCGGTCTCCGACCGGTGGTCCGTCGTTTCTTCTCTCGGGAGGGATCCGTGTCCGATCGTCACACCGGCCGCTACGTCCGCCGCCTCGTCCGTGTGGAACCCCCGGCCGTGGAACTACCGGCCCTCGAGCCCACAGCCATCGCACCCACAGCCGCCACCGCGAGTCTCCCTCGCCGCCGCGCCGTCCGCGGGCACGCCGTGCCGCGGCAGACCCCGCACGACGGCCGCTCCGGGCGGCCGGCACGACCCGCACCCGGGATCGTCCTCGAACCGGGGGCGGCCCGGTTCGCCGAATCCGCGCTGCGCCTGGTCCTCGAAGCGATCGACGGGCGTCGGCCGGTCGCGCAGCTGAAGACGGTGCTCGACCCGCGGATCGTCACCACCGTCGCCGGATCCCGGTCGGCGCGCGCCGGCCGCGGAGCCGCGGTGCTGCTGCGGACGCGGGTGCGGGCCGTCGACGCGGAGACCGCCGAGATCTTCGGCAGCTACAGCCGGGGGCCGCGGGTGTTCGCCTTCGCCGGGCGGATGGTGCTCGCTGCGCCCCGCGCCCGCGCACCGAGACGCTGGACGATCACGACCCTGTGGCTCGGCTGAGCCACAGGGTCGTGTGTCGGAGTCCCTCGGGAGCTAGCGGCGCTTGTCGGCCTTGGCGTCGCGCCGAGCGGCGGCGCGGCGCTCCTTGCGCGAACCGGCCGGGCGGGCACCGGCGGTGGTCTCGCCCCCGCTGGTGCCGGTCACCTGGGCGCGGCCGTCCTCACCGGGGCCGACGTAGGTCAGGCGCCGCTCGGTCTCGTCGAGACCCTTCGCGGTGAGCGCCGCCGGGGCGGGCGCTGCCTGCTCCCCGGCGGGGGTGGCCCCGGCGGGTGCGGCCTTGGACAGGCTCGGGGCGGTCCTCGCGGTCGCGGCGGCGGAGGCGGCGTCGAGCCGGACACCCGCGGACGGCTGCGGCTTCGCCGCCTCGACCTGCAGGTTGAACAGGAATCCGACGGACTCCTCCTTCAGGCCGTCGAGCATGGCCGTGAACATGTCGTAACCCTCGCGCTGGTACTCCACGAGCGGGTCGCGCTGCGCCATCGCACGCAGGCCGATGCCCTCCTTGAGGTAGTCCATCTCGTAGAGGTGCTCGCGCCACTTGCGGTCGAGGACCGACAGCAGCACGCGGCGCTCGAGTTCGCGCATCGCGCCCTCACCGGCGATGCCCTCGATCTCGGCCTCGCGACGCTCGTAGGCGGCGCGGGCGTCGGCGAGCAGCACCTCGAGCAGGCCGTTGCGGTCGAGGTCCTCGTTCTCGGCGACGAGCTTCTTGTGGTCGACACCCACGGGGTAGAGGGTCTTGAGTGCCGTCCACAGCTGCTCGAGATCCCAGTCCTCGACGTACCCCTCGGCGGTCGCGCCGTCGACGTAGGCGGTGACGACGTCGGTGAGCATGTGCTGCACCTGGCCCTCGAGGTCCTCGCCGCGCAGGATCCGGCGGCGTTCCTCGTAGATGACGGTGCGCTGCTGGTTCATCACCTCGTCGTACTTGAGGACGTTCTTGCGGATCTCGAAGTTCTGCTGCTCGACCTGCGTCTGCGCGCTCTTGATGGCCTTGGAGACCATCTTCGCCTCGATCGGCACGTCGTCGGGCAGGTTCAGCCGCGTCATGATCGACTCGAGAGCCGCGCCGTTGAAGCGCCGCATCAACTCGTCGCCGAGCGACAGGTAGAACCGCGACTCGCCGGGATCGCCCTGACGGCCGGAGCGGCCGCGCAGCTGGTTGTCGATACGACGGGACTCGTGCCGCTCGGTGCCGAGCACGTACAGGCCGCCGGCGGCGCGCACCTTCTCGGCGTCGGCCTTCGACTCTGCCTTGAGCCGCTCGAGGGTCTCGTCCCAGGCCGCCTCGTACTCCTCCGGCGTGTTGACCGGATCGAGGCCGCGCTTGCGCAGCGCGATGTCGGCGAGGATGTCGGGGTTGCCGCCGAGCACGACGTCGGTACCGCGACCGGCCATGTTCGTCGCGACCGTCACCGCGCCGGACCGGCCGGCCTGGGCGATGATCTGCGCTTCCTGCTCGTGGAACTTCGCATTGAGGACGCTGTGCGGCACGCCGCGCTTGGTGAGCTGCCGCGACAGGTACTCCGACCGCTCGACGCTGGTCGTGCCGATGAGGACGGGCTGGCCCTTCTCGTGACGCTCGACGACGTCGTCGACGACGGCGGCGAACTTCGCCTCCTCCGTCTTGTAGATCAGGTCGCCCTGGTCGACGCGGACCATCGGCTTGTTCGTCGGGATCGGGATGACACCGAGGTTGTAGATCTGGTGCAGCTCGGCGGCCTCGGTCTCGGCCGTACCGGTCATGCCGGACAGCTTGTCGTAGAGACGGAAGTAGTTCTGCAGGGTGATCGTGGCGAGCGTCTGGTTCTCGGCCTTGATCTCGACGCCTTCCTTGGCCTCGATCGCCTGGTGCATGCCCTCGTTGTAGCGGCGACCGGACAGGATGCGGCCGGTGAACTCGTCGACGATGACGACCTCGCCGTTGCGGACGATGTAGTCCTTGTCCTTGGTGTAGAGCTCCTTGGCCTTGATGGCGTTGTTGAGGTAGCTCACCAGCGGCGAGTTCGCGGCCTCGTAGAGGTTGTCGATGCCGAGCTGGTCCTCGACGAATTCGACGCCCGCCTCGTGCACACCGATGGTGCGCTTGCGGATGTCGACCTCGTAGTGCACGTCGCGCTTGAGCAGCGTCGCGATGCGGGCGAACTCGGAGTACCACTTGCTCGACGAGTCGGCCGGGCCCGAGATGATGAGCGGGGTGCGGGCCTCGTCGATGAGGATCGAGTCGACCTCGTCGACGATCGCGTAGTTGTGGCCGCGCTGGACGAGGTCGTCCAGCGAGTGCGTCATGTTGTCGCGCAGGTAGTCGAAGCCGAACTCGTTGTTCGTGCCGTAGGTGATGTCGGCGGCGTAGGCCGCGCGGCGCTGGGCCGGGCTCATGCCGGACAGGATCACGGCGGTGTCGAGGCCGAGGAAGCGGTGGACGCGGCCCATCCACTCGGAGTCGCGCTTGGCGAGGTAGTCGTTGACGGTGACGACGTGGACGCCGTCGCCGGAGATGGCGTTGAGGTAGGCCGGCAGCACACAGGTGAGGGTCTTGCCCTCACCGGTCTTCATCTCGGCGATGTTGCCGAAGTGCAGCGCCGCGCCGCCCATGATCTGCACGAGATAGTGCTTCTGGCCGAGCACCCGGAAGGACGCCTCCCGGGCGGTCGCGAAGGCCTCCGGCAGCAGATCGTCGAGCGTCTCGCCGTCCTGGTAGCGGGCGCGGAACTCGTCCGTCTTGGCGCGGAGCTCGGCGTCGGTCAGGGCCTCGAAGTCCGGAGAGAGGGAATCGACGTGTTCGGCGATGTGCTTGAGCCGCTTGACCATGCGACCTTCACCGATCCGGAGCAGCTTCGTCAGCGACAGCACTGGTGTGTTCGTCCTCAATCTCGGGTACCTGCACGGACAAGAAATCCGGCCGAGGCCTTGTCGGACCCCGGCCGGATTCCATGGTAGGCGCTGCAGCGAAGCGACCGCGATGGCGAGGTGCCTTCGGTCACTCCGCGTGGCTCACACGAGCCTGATCAGACCGTAGTCGAAGGCGTGCCTCCGGTACACGACGGACGGCCTGTCCGTCTCCTTGTCGTGGAACAGGTAGAAGTCGTGACCGACGAGTTCCATCTCGTAGAGGGCGTCGTCGACGGTCATCGGCTGGGCGTTGTGCTCCTTCACGCGCACGATACGACCGGGACCGTCCTGCGGTTCCTTGTCGTAGTCGGAGAGCGACAGGTCCTGGGAGATTCCCAACGAGTCGTCCTGCGCGAGGGCTGCCGTCGCTTCCGCGACCGACACCGGCGTCTTCTCGCCGTAGGACACCTTCCGGCGTTCCTTGGTGCGACGCAGTCGTGCCTCCAGCTTGCCGATCACCGACTCGAAGGCCGCGTAGAAGCTGTCGGCGCTGGCCTCGGCCCGCACGATGGGGCCCTTCC
This region of Rhodococcus sp. Z13 genomic DNA includes:
- the aroA gene encoding 3-phosphoshikimate 1-carboxyvinyltransferase, which gives rise to MGEDGRVSLWRAPRAVSPIEASVTLPGSKSITNRALILAALADGPSTVRGALRSRDTDLMIGALRTLGATITERDGGTTLDVTPGPLRGGEVHCGLAGTVMRFVPPVAALADGTVRFDGDEQARVRPMSTVLDALRALGAEIDGDRLPCTVHGRGAVRGGSVTIDASASSQFVSGLLLSGAAFDEGVTVRHSGEPVPSMPHIEMTVEMLRAAGVVVDTSEPDTWRVPPSTIRAVDVTVEPDLSNATPFLAAAAVTGGTVSVPLWPESTTQAGDAIRGILERMGAEVSWADGVLTVRGPQKLTGIDVDLHDVGELTPTVAALAALADSPSSLRGIAHLRGHETDRLAALATEIVRLGGAVTETADGLEIEPAPLHGGIWHSYADHRMATAGAIVGLVVDGIEVEDIGTTAKTLPGFEELWLSFLSGRSS
- a CDS encoding fatty acid desaturase family protein, translated to MAISDVKEYAHLTEADVEAIGRELDAIRRDIEESRGERDARYIRNTIRLQRGLEIGGRLALLGSNKRPLWWLGTAALSLSKIIENMELGHNVMHGQWDWMNDPEVHSANWEWDNVDPSAHWKITHNYLHHKYTNILGMDDDVGYGLLRVTRDQRWKPFYLGNLAYNAILAALFQYGIAIQLLELGKVIQGRDDRELTKARGKEVLAKLGKQHLKDYVVYPALSGRSWKSTMKANATANFVRNIWTNAVIFCGHFPDGAEKFTKKDVENETRAEWYLRQMLGSANISGGRVMDFMTGNLSYQIEHHIYPDLPSNRYAEIAVRVRQLCEKYDLPYTTGPLAVQYWKSWRTIAKLSLPDKYLKDDRDAAPETASEKGFGGAPEIDPVTGRRVGLATTIEKTRKRGFIRRALGMR
- the rsgA gene encoding ribosome small subunit-dependent GTPase A, whose protein sequence is MAVVPVGEVLLRRREYDESDVRVRPGRGSRPRTKDRPAHRDAVEGMVVSVDRGRWGVVLEGDPDRRMTAMRARELGRTPIVVGDRVGVVGDLSGRPDTLARIVRVEDRSTVLRRTADDTDPFERVVVANAEQLLIVVALADPPPRTGLVERALVAAYAGGLEPMLGLTKSDLADPEEFAAHFADLDVPVLLVGQGDDLTALHERIDGRLTALIGHSGVGKSTLVNRLVPDADRATGEVSGVGKGRHTSTQSVALPLPEGGWVVDTPGIRSFGLAHIEPDDVVAAFADLAEAVEDCPRGCTHLGPPADPECAFDALEGKSHRRAMAVRDLLAALASNDPW
- the ybaK gene encoding Cys-tRNA(Pro) deacylase; the protein is MASTSTPATVLLRREKIAHRVHEYEHDPRAASFGAEAVEELGNRLGVSPAQIFKTLVVSLSDGKLAVAVIPVPDTLSLKAVAGALGGGKAVMADHTAAERSTGYVVGGISPLGQRRKLRTVVDASAEQWDRVLCSAGRRGLEIELDPRELIRLTGAVVAPITAGP
- a CDS encoding SOS response-associated peptidase — its product is MCGRYASTADPATLAVELDALDETGETEPRPNYNVAPTTGVLTVVARHDRDDPDGPARRRIRRMRWGLVPSFAERIGTSAPLFNARSESVATKPSFAHSLRYRRCLVPMDGWYEWQVEPAPGGKTRRVPYFMSRGDGARIHMAGLWSVWRDPREPQAPPLLSTTILTAQSVDRLCNVHERMPLILPPDRWDAWLDPDSLGHPDLIVPSLEAVSAIEIRRVSEKVNSVRNNGPELLAPDDGAGDQLALL